The Pseudomonas sp. R4-35-07 genome contains a region encoding:
- the glmS gene encoding glutamine--fructose-6-phosphate transaminase (isomerizing), giving the protein MCGIVGAVAERNVTPILLEGLKRLEYRGYDSAGVAVFTNAGKLERMRRPGKVSELDQALAGEPLVGRLGIAHTRWATHGAPCERNAHPHFSGDLAVVHNGIIENHEVLREQLKGLGYVFTSDTDTEVIAHLLNHKLKDHSDLTTALKATVKELHGAYGLAVISASQPDRLVAARSGSPLVIGLGLGENFLASDQLALRQVTDRFMYLEEGDIADIRRESVQIWDVNGQSVEREAVQYRDGAEAADKGEFRHFMLKEIHEQPSVVQRTLEGRLSQNQVLVNAFGPQAAELFAKVRNVQIVACGTSYHAGMVARYWLEELAGIPCQVEVASEFRYRKVVVQPDTLFVTISQSGETADTLAALRNAKELGFLASLAICNVSISSLVRESDLTLLTQAGREIGVASTKAFTTQLVGLLLLTLSLGQVRGTLAEGIEATLVEELRRLPTRLGEALAMDSTVEKVAELFADKNHTLFLGRGAQYPVAMEGSLKLKEISYIHAEAYPAGELKHGPLALVDDDMPVVTVAPNNELLEKLKSNLQEVRARGGQLIVFADEKAGMTNGEGTHVINMPHIHDTLSPILYTIPLQLLSYYVAVLKGTDVDQPRNLAKSVTVE; this is encoded by the coding sequence ATGTGTGGAATTGTTGGCGCAGTCGCCGAACGTAACGTAACTCCCATCCTGCTCGAAGGCCTCAAGCGCCTGGAGTACCGCGGCTATGACAGCGCCGGTGTGGCCGTCTTCACCAATGCTGGCAAGCTTGAGCGCATGCGCCGTCCGGGCAAAGTCAGCGAGTTGGACCAGGCCCTGGCCGGCGAGCCGCTGGTTGGGCGCCTGGGCATCGCCCACACCCGTTGGGCCACCCACGGTGCGCCGTGCGAGCGTAACGCTCACCCACACTTCTCGGGTGACCTGGCGGTGGTGCACAACGGCATCATCGAAAACCACGAAGTGCTGCGCGAACAACTCAAGGGCCTGGGCTATGTGTTCACGTCGGACACCGACACTGAAGTTATCGCCCATCTGCTCAACCACAAGCTCAAGGACCACAGCGACCTGACCACCGCCCTCAAGGCCACGGTCAAGGAACTGCACGGCGCCTACGGCCTGGCCGTGATCAGCGCCAGCCAGCCTGACCGCCTGGTTGCCGCACGCAGCGGCAGCCCATTGGTGATCGGCCTGGGCCTGGGGGAAAACTTCCTGGCCTCCGACCAACTCGCCCTGCGCCAGGTCACCGACCGCTTCATGTACCTGGAAGAAGGCGACATCGCCGACATCCGCCGTGAAAGCGTGCAGATCTGGGACGTGAACGGTCAGTCCGTCGAGCGCGAAGCTGTGCAATACCGCGACGGTGCCGAAGCCGCCGACAAGGGCGAGTTCCGCCACTTCATGCTCAAGGAAATCCACGAGCAGCCGTCTGTGGTGCAGCGCACCCTGGAAGGTCGCCTGAGCCAGAACCAAGTATTGGTCAACGCCTTCGGCCCACAAGCCGCCGAGCTGTTCGCCAAAGTGCGCAACGTGCAGATCGTCGCCTGCGGCACCAGCTACCACGCCGGCATGGTTGCGCGTTACTGGCTGGAAGAACTGGCCGGCATCCCGTGCCAGGTCGAAGTCGCCAGCGAATTCCGCTACCGCAAGGTGGTGGTGCAGCCAGACACCCTGTTCGTGACCATCTCCCAGTCCGGCGAAACCGCCGACACTCTGGCTGCCCTGCGCAATGCCAAAGAGCTAGGCTTCCTCGCCAGCCTGGCAATCTGCAACGTCAGCATCAGCTCCCTTGTGCGTGAATCCGACCTGACCCTGCTGACCCAGGCCGGTCGCGAAATCGGCGTAGCGTCGACCAAAGCCTTCACCACCCAGCTGGTTGGCCTGTTGCTGCTGACCTTGTCCCTCGGCCAAGTGCGCGGCACCCTGGCCGAAGGCATTGAAGCCACCCTGGTGGAAGAACTGCGCCGCCTGCCGACCCGCCTGGGTGAAGCCCTGGCCATGGACAGCACCGTGGAAAAAGTCGCCGAGCTGTTTGCCGACAAAAACCACACCCTGTTCCTCGGCCGTGGCGCGCAGTACCCGGTAGCGATGGAAGGTTCGCTCAAACTCAAGGAAATCTCGTACATCCACGCCGAAGCCTATCCAGCTGGCGAGCTGAAACACGGCCCGTTGGCCCTGGTGGATGACGACATGCCGGTGGTCACCGTGGCGCCGAACAACGAACTGCTGGAAAAGCTCAAGTCCAATCTGCAGGAAGTCCGCGCCCGCGGCGGCCAACTGATCGTGTTTGCCGACGAAAAGGCAGGCATGACCAACGGTGAAGGCACTCACGTGATCAACATGCCGCACATCCACGACACCCTGTCGCCGATCCTCTACACCATCCCGCTGCAGTTGCTGTCGTACTACGTTGCTGTGCTTAAAGGCACCGACGTTGACCAGCCGCGCAACCTGGCGAAGTCGGTGACGGTGGAGTAA
- a CDS encoding DeoR/GlpR family DNA-binding transcription regulator, whose product MSKRNTPQRRHNILTLLNEQGEVSVDELAKRFETSEVTIRKDLAALESNGLLLRRYGGAITMPHELVGDAAQPVSAYKRAIARAAVARLREHARIIIDSGSTTAAMIPELGHQPGLVVMTNSLNVARALSELEHEPVLLMTGGTWDPHSDSFQGQVAEQVLRSYDFDQLFIGADGIDLQRGTTTFNELLGLSRVMAEVAREVVVMVESDKIGRKIPNLELPWSSVHTLITDDRLPLEARDQIQARGITLICAAVI is encoded by the coding sequence ATGTCGAAACGAAATACCCCCCAACGTCGCCACAATATCCTGACCTTGCTCAATGAACAGGGCGAAGTCAGCGTGGACGAACTGGCCAAGCGTTTCGAAACTTCGGAGGTGACCATCCGCAAGGACCTGGCCGCCCTCGAAAGCAATGGCCTGCTTCTGCGCCGCTACGGTGGCGCGATCACCATGCCTCATGAGCTGGTGGGCGACGCGGCTCAACCGGTCTCTGCCTACAAGCGCGCCATCGCCCGTGCGGCCGTGGCGCGGTTGCGTGAGCACGCGCGCATCATCATCGACAGCGGCAGCACCACCGCCGCGATGATCCCTGAACTGGGCCATCAACCCGGCCTGGTGGTCATGACCAATTCCCTGAACGTGGCCCGCGCCTTGAGCGAGCTGGAGCATGAACCGGTGCTGCTGATGACCGGCGGCACCTGGGACCCGCATTCGGATTCGTTCCAGGGCCAGGTCGCCGAGCAGGTGCTGCGCTCCTACGATTTCGACCAACTGTTCATCGGCGCCGACGGCATCGATCTGCAGCGCGGTACCACCACGTTCAACGAGTTATTGGGCCTGAGCCGCGTCATGGCCGAGGTCGCCCGCGAAGTGGTGGTGATGGTCGAATCCGACAAGATCGGCCGCAAGATTCCCAACCTGGAACTGCCCTGGAGCAGCGTCCATACCCTTATCACCGATGATCGCCTGCCGCTTGAGGCCCGCGACCAGATCCAAGCCCGCGGCATTACGCTGATATGCGCGGCAGTCATCTAG
- the glmU gene encoding bifunctional UDP-N-acetylglucosamine diphosphorylase/glucosamine-1-phosphate N-acetyltransferase GlmU, whose product MSLEIVILAAGQGTRMRSALPKVLHPVAGNSMLGHVIHSARQLDPQRIHVVIGHGADVVRERLAADDLNFVLQDKQLGTGHATAQAVPFITADTVLILYGDVPLIEVETLQRLLKHVVPGQMGLLTVELDDPTGYGRIVRDAEGKVAAIVEHKDASEAQRAITEGNTGILAVPANRLADWMSRLSNNNAQGEYYLTDVIEMAVSDGLVVATEQPHDPMEVQGANDRKQLAELERHYQLREGRRLMAQGVTLRDPARFDVRGEVTVGRDVLIDINVILEGRVIIEDDVVIGPNCVIKDSTLRKGVVVKANSHIDGAVMGEGSDAGPFARLRPGSVLEAKAHVGNFVELKNAHLGEGAKAGHLTYLGDAVIGARTNVGAGTITCNYDGANKHQTTIGEDVFIGSNNSLVAPVTIRDGSNTAAGSTINQDVDKSQLAVARARQRNIDGWKRPVKINKT is encoded by the coding sequence ATGTCTCTTGAAATCGTAATTCTCGCCGCTGGCCAGGGCACCCGCATGCGTTCGGCCTTGCCCAAGGTACTGCACCCGGTCGCAGGCAATTCCATGCTTGGCCATGTTATCCACAGTGCCCGGCAGTTGGACCCGCAGCGCATTCACGTAGTCATCGGGCACGGTGCCGATGTGGTACGTGAGCGTCTGGCCGCAGACGACTTGAATTTCGTCTTGCAGGACAAGCAATTGGGCACTGGCCATGCCACCGCGCAAGCGGTGCCGTTCATCACCGCTGACACCGTGCTGATCCTGTACGGTGATGTGCCGCTGATCGAAGTGGAAACCCTGCAACGCCTGCTCAAGCATGTGGTGCCTGGCCAGATGGGCCTGCTCACCGTCGAGCTGGACGACCCCACCGGCTACGGGCGCATCGTGCGTGACGCCGAGGGCAAGGTCGCGGCCATCGTCGAGCACAAGGACGCCAGTGAAGCCCAGCGCGCCATCACCGAAGGCAACACCGGGATTCTCGCGGTGCCAGCCAATCGCCTCGCCGACTGGATGAGCCGCCTGTCCAACAACAATGCCCAAGGCGAGTACTACCTTACTGACGTCATCGAGATGGCGGTCAGTGACGGCCTGGTGGTCGCCACCGAGCAGCCCCACGACCCGATGGAAGTGCAGGGCGCCAATGACCGTAAGCAATTGGCCGAGTTGGAGCGCCACTATCAGCTGCGTGAAGGGCGCCGCCTGATGGCCCAGGGCGTGACCCTGCGTGACCCGGCGCGTTTCGACGTACGCGGTGAAGTGACGGTGGGCCGCGACGTACTGATCGACATCAATGTGATCCTCGAAGGCCGTGTGATCATCGAAGACGACGTAGTGATCGGCCCGAACTGCGTGATCAAGGACAGCACGCTGCGCAAAGGTGTCGTGGTCAAGGCCAACAGCCATATCGACGGCGCGGTAATGGGCGAGGGCAGCGATGCGGGTCCGTTTGCGCGGCTGCGTCCTGGCAGCGTGCTGGAAGCCAAGGCCCATGTGGGTAACTTCGTGGAGCTGAAAAATGCTCACCTGGGCGAAGGCGCCAAGGCCGGGCACCTTACCTACTTGGGCGATGCAGTGATCGGTGCACGCACCAACGTTGGCGCGGGCACGATTACCTGTAACTACGACGGCGCCAATAAGCACCAGACCACCATTGGTGAAGACGTATTTATCGGCTCCAACAACTCGCTGGTCGCACCCGTCACTATCCGTGATGGTTCCAACACCGCTGCGGGCTCAACCATCAATCAGGATGTGGATAAGTCCCAACTGGCAGTCGCCCGCGCCCGCCAACGCAACATCGACGGCTGGAAGCGCCCGGTCAAAATCAACAAGACCTGA
- a CDS encoding F0F1 ATP synthase subunit epsilon produces the protein MAMTVHCDIVSAEGEIFSGLVEMVIAHGDLGDLGIAMGHAPLITSLKPGPITLTKQGGEKEVFYISGGFLEVQPNMVKVLADTVQRAGDLDEASAQEAVKAAEKALNEKGADFDYSAAAVRLAEAAAQLRTLQQIRKK, from the coding sequence ATGGCTATGACAGTCCATTGCGATATCGTCAGCGCGGAAGGGGAAATCTTCTCCGGTCTGGTAGAAATGGTGATTGCACACGGCGACCTGGGTGACCTGGGTATTGCCATGGGCCACGCGCCGTTGATCACCAGCTTGAAGCCAGGTCCGATCACTCTGACCAAGCAAGGCGGGGAAAAGGAGGTGTTCTACATCTCTGGCGGTTTCCTCGAGGTTCAGCCGAACATGGTCAAGGTACTTGCCGATACCGTGCAACGTGCTGGCGACCTGGATGAAGCCTCCGCTCAGGAAGCCGTAAAGGCTGCCGAGAAGGCGCTGAACGAAAAAGGCGCAGACTTCGACTACAGCGCTGCTGCAGTCCGTCTGGCCGAGGCCGCAGCCCAGCTGCGGACGCTCCAGCAGATCCGCAAGAAGTAA
- the atpD gene encoding F0F1 ATP synthase subunit beta codes for MSSGRIVQIIGAVIDVEFPRDSVPSIYNALKVQGAETTLEVQQQLGDGVVRTIAMGSTEGLKRGLDVVDTGAAISVPVGKATLGRIMDVLGNPIDEAGPIDTEERWGIHRPAPSFAEQAGGNDLLETGIKVIDLVCPFAKGGKVGLFGGAGVGKTVNMMELIRNIAIEHSGYSVFAGVGERTREGNDFYHEMKDSNVLDKVALVYGQMNEPPGNRLRVALTGLTMAEKFRDEGNDVLLFVDNIYRYTLAGTEVSALLGRMPSAVGYQPTLAEEMGVLQERITSTKEGSITSIQAVYVPADDLTDPSPATTFAHLDATVVLSRDIASLGIYPAVDPLDSTSRQLDPNVIGQEHYDTARGVQYVLQRYKELKDIIAILGMDELSEADKQLVNRARKIQRFLSQPFFVAEVFTGASGKYVSLKDTIAGFKGILNGDYDHLPEQAFYMVGGIEEAIEKAKKL; via the coding sequence ATGAGTAGCGGACGTATCGTTCAAATCATCGGCGCCGTTATCGACGTGGAATTCCCACGCGACAGCGTACCGAGCATCTACAACGCGCTGAAAGTACAAGGCGCGGAAACTACTCTGGAAGTTCAGCAGCAGCTGGGCGACGGCGTAGTTCGTACCATTGCAATGGGTTCCACCGAAGGCTTGAAGCGCGGTCTGGACGTTGTCGACACTGGCGCAGCCATCTCCGTACCGGTCGGTAAAGCGACCCTGGGCCGGATCATGGACGTACTGGGCAACCCGATCGACGAAGCTGGCCCGATCGACACCGAAGAGCGCTGGGGCATTCACCGTCCAGCACCTTCGTTCGCCGAGCAAGCAGGCGGCAACGACCTGCTGGAAACCGGCATCAAGGTTATCGACCTGGTTTGCCCGTTCGCCAAGGGCGGTAAAGTCGGTCTGTTCGGTGGTGCCGGTGTAGGCAAGACCGTAAACATGATGGAACTGATCCGTAACATCGCCATCGAGCACAGCGGTTACTCTGTGTTCGCCGGTGTGGGTGAGCGTACCCGTGAGGGTAACGACTTCTACCACGAGATGAAGGACTCCAACGTTCTGGACAAAGTGGCACTGGTTTACGGTCAAATGAACGAGCCGCCGGGTAACCGTCTGCGCGTAGCCCTGACCGGCCTGACCATGGCCGAGAAGTTCCGTGACGAAGGTAACGACGTTCTGCTGTTCGTCGACAACATCTATCGTTACACCCTGGCCGGTACTGAAGTATCCGCACTGCTCGGCCGTATGCCGTCGGCAGTAGGTTACCAGCCGACCCTGGCTGAAGAGATGGGCGTTCTGCAAGAACGTATCACTTCGACCAAGGAAGGTTCGATCACTTCGATCCAAGCGGTATACGTACCTGCGGATGACTTGACCGACCCGTCGCCAGCCACCACCTTCGCCCACTTGGACGCCACCGTCGTTCTGTCCCGTGACATCGCTTCCCTGGGTATCTACCCAGCGGTCGATCCACTCGACTCGACTTCGCGCCAGCTGGACCCGAACGTGATCGGCCAGGAGCACTACGACACCGCTCGCGGCGTTCAGTACGTGCTGCAGCGCTACAAAGAACTGAAGGACATCATTGCGATCCTGGGTATGGACGAGCTGTCGGAAGCCGACAAGCAGTTGGTAAACCGTGCTCGTAAGATCCAGCGTTTCTTGTCGCAGCCGTTCTTCGTGGCTGAAGTCTTCACCGGTGCCTCGGGTAAATACGTTTCCCTGAAAGACACCATTGCTGGCTTCAAAGGCATCCTCAACGGTGACTACGACCACCTGCCAGAACAAGCGTTCTACATGGTCGGCGGCATCGAAGAAGCGATCGAGAAAGCCAAGAAACTGTAA
- the atpG gene encoding F0F1 ATP synthase subunit gamma, whose translation MAGAKEIRSKIASIKSTQKITSAMEKVAVSKMRKAQMRMAASRPYAERIRQVIGHLANANPEYRHPFMIEREVKRVGYVVVSSDRGLCGGLNTNLFKALVKDMAVNREKGVEIDLCVVGSKGAAFFRNFGGNVVAAISHLGEEPSINDLIGSVKVMLDAYLEGRIDRLSVVSNKFINTMTQQPTVEQLIPLVATPDQELKHHWDYLYEPDAKELLDGLMVRYVESQVYQAVVENNAAEQAARMIAMKNATDNAGDLISDLQLIYNKARQAAITQEISEIVGGAAAV comes from the coding sequence ATGGCAGGCGCAAAAGAGATTCGCAGTAAGATTGCGAGCATCAAAAGCACGCAAAAGATTACCAGCGCCATGGAAAAAGTGGCGGTCAGCAAAATGCGCAAGGCACAAATGCGCATGGCAGCCAGCCGTCCTTATGCGGAACGTATCCGCCAGGTAATTGGGCATCTGGCCAACGCCAACCCGGAATACCGCCACCCGTTCATGATCGAGCGCGAAGTCAAGCGCGTGGGTTATGTGGTAGTGAGCAGTGACCGTGGTCTGTGTGGTGGCCTGAATACCAACCTGTTCAAGGCCCTGGTCAAGGACATGGCGGTAAACCGCGAAAAAGGCGTCGAGATCGATCTGTGTGTTGTGGGTAGCAAGGGTGCGGCCTTTTTCCGTAACTTCGGCGGTAACGTCGTTGCAGCTATCAGCCACCTGGGTGAAGAGCCGTCGATCAATGATTTGATCGGCAGTGTGAAGGTGATGCTGGATGCGTACCTGGAAGGCCGGATTGACCGCCTGTCCGTGGTATCCAACAAGTTCATCAACACCATGACCCAGCAGCCAACCGTGGAGCAATTGATTCCACTGGTGGCGACTCCGGATCAGGAACTCAAGCACCACTGGGACTACCTCTACGAACCAGACGCCAAAGAGCTGCTTGACGGCTTGATGGTGCGCTACGTGGAGTCGCAGGTGTACCAGGCGGTGGTCGAGAACAACGCAGCTGAACAAGCGGCGCGGATGATCGCGATGAAAAACGCTACCGATAACGCCGGTGATCTGATCAGCGATTTGCAGCTGATCTACAACAAGGCGCGTCAGGCTGCGATCACCCAAGAGATCTCGGAAATCGTCGGCGGCGCTGCCGCGGTTTAA
- the atpA gene encoding F0F1 ATP synthase subunit alpha encodes MQQLNPSEISEIIKGRIDKLDVTSQARNEGTVVSVSDGIVRIHGLADVMYGEMIEFPGGVYGMALNLEQDSVGAVVLGAYTSLAEGMSAKCTGRILEVPVGKELLGRVVDALGNPVDGKGPLGNTETDAVEKVAPGVIWRKSVDQPVQTGYKAVDAMIPVGRGQRELIIGDRQIGKTALAIDAIINQKNSGIFCVYVAIGQKQSTIANVVRKLEENGALANTIIVAASASESPALQFLAPYSGCTMGEFFRDRGEDALIVYDDLSKQAVAYRQISLLLRRPPGREAYPGDVFYLHSRLLERASRVSEEYVEKFTNGAVTGKTGSLTALPIIETQAGDVSAFVPTNVISITDGQIFLESAMFNSGIRPAVNAGVSVSRVGGAAQTKIIKKLSGGIRTALAQYRELAAFAQFASDLDEATRKQLEHGQRVTELMKQKQYAPMSIADMALSLYAAERGFLTDVEIAKIGSFEQALIAYFNRDHAELMAKINVKGDFNDDIDAGMKAGIEKFKATQTW; translated from the coding sequence ATGCAGCAACTCAATCCTTCCGAAATAAGTGAAATTATCAAGGGCCGCATCGACAAGCTCGATGTGACCTCCCAAGCCCGTAACGAAGGCACTGTCGTCAGCGTATCTGACGGCATCGTGCGGATTCACGGTCTGGCCGACGTTATGTACGGCGAGATGATCGAGTTTCCGGGCGGCGTCTACGGTATGGCCCTCAACCTGGAGCAAGACTCCGTAGGTGCCGTTGTATTGGGCGCGTATACCAGTCTGGCTGAAGGCATGAGCGCCAAGTGCACAGGCCGCATCCTGGAAGTTCCGGTAGGTAAGGAACTGCTGGGCCGCGTCGTCGACGCACTGGGTAACCCTGTTGACGGTAAAGGTCCACTGGGCAACACCGAGACCGACGCGGTCGAGAAAGTTGCTCCAGGCGTGATCTGGCGTAAGTCGGTAGACCAGCCTGTACAGACTGGCTACAAGGCTGTCGATGCCATGATTCCGGTCGGCCGTGGCCAGCGTGAGCTGATCATCGGTGACCGTCAGATCGGTAAAACCGCTCTGGCGATCGACGCGATCATCAACCAGAAGAACAGCGGCATTTTCTGCGTCTACGTAGCGATCGGTCAGAAGCAATCGACCATCGCCAACGTGGTTCGCAAGCTGGAAGAAAACGGCGCCCTGGCCAACACGATCATCGTGGCTGCCAGTGCTTCGGAATCTCCTGCGCTGCAATTCCTGGCACCGTACTCCGGTTGCACCATGGGTGAGTTCTTCCGCGACCGCGGTGAAGACGCGCTGATCGTTTATGACGATCTGTCCAAGCAAGCAGTGGCTTACCGCCAGATTTCCCTGCTGCTGCGCCGTCCACCAGGCCGTGAAGCCTACCCAGGCGACGTGTTCTATCTCCACTCCCGTCTGCTGGAGCGCGCATCCCGCGTTTCCGAAGAGTACGTAGAGAAGTTCACCAACGGCGCAGTGACCGGCAAAACCGGTTCCCTGACCGCACTGCCGATCATCGAAACCCAGGCTGGCGACGTTTCCGCGTTTGTTCCGACCAACGTGATTTCCATCACTGACGGTCAGATCTTCCTGGAATCGGCCATGTTCAACTCAGGCATCCGTCCTGCAGTGAACGCCGGTGTTTCGGTATCCCGTGTGGGTGGTGCCGCTCAGACCAAGATCATCAAGAAGCTCTCCGGTGGTATCCGTACCGCTCTGGCTCAGTACCGTGAACTGGCGGCATTCGCCCAGTTCGCGTCTGACCTGGACGAAGCGACCCGTAAGCAACTTGAGCATGGTCAGCGCGTTACCGAGCTGATGAAGCAGAAGCAATACGCCCCGATGTCGATCGCTGACATGGCGTTGTCGCTGTATGCCGCTGAGCGTGGGTTCCTGACCGACGTTGAAATCGCCAAGATCGGCAGCTTTGAACAAGCGCTGATTGCTTACTTCAACCGCGATCACGCCGAATTGATGGCGAAGATCAACGTGAAGGGTGACTTCAATGACGATATCGACGCTGGCATGAAAGCCGGTATCGAGAAGTTCAAGGCCACCCAAACCTGGTAA
- a CDS encoding F0F1 ATP synthase subunit delta yields MAELTTLARPYAKAAFEHAQAHQQLASWSAMLGLAAAVSQDDTMQRVLKAPRLTSADKAATFIEVCGDKFDVKVQNFIHVVAENDRLPLLPEIAALFDLYKAEAEKSVDVEVTSAFALNQEQQDKLAKVLSARLNREVRLQASEDASLIGGVVIRAGDLVIDGSIRGKIAKLAEALKS; encoded by the coding sequence ATGGCAGAACTGACCACGTTGGCCCGACCTTACGCTAAGGCAGCCTTCGAGCACGCCCAGGCCCACCAGCAGCTGGCCTCTTGGTCAGCCATGCTCGGCCTGGCTGCAGCAGTGTCGCAAGACGACACCATGCAGCGCGTGCTCAAGGCCCCGCGCCTGACGAGCGCAGACAAGGCCGCCACTTTTATTGAAGTGTGCGGCGACAAGTTTGATGTGAAGGTGCAGAACTTCATCCACGTCGTTGCCGAAAACGACCGTCTCCCGCTATTGCCGGAGATCGCCGCTCTGTTCGACCTGTACAAGGCCGAAGCAGAGAAGTCGGTAGACGTTGAAGTGACCAGTGCTTTTGCATTGAACCAAGAACAGCAAGACAAACTCGCCAAGGTTCTCAGTGCACGACTCAATCGGGAAGTGCGCCTGCAAGCTTCGGAGGACGCATCCCTGATTGGTGGTGTCGTTATCCGTGCCGGCGACCTGGTTATCGATGGCTCGATTCGCGGCAAAATCGCGAAACTTGCCGAAGCATTGAAATCTTGA
- a CDS encoding F0F1 ATP synthase subunit B — protein MNINATLIGQSVAFFIFVVFCMKFVWPPVIAALHERQKKIADGLDAASRAARDLELAQEKVGHQLREAKAQAAEIIEQAKKRGNQIVEEAVEKARVEADRVKASAHAEIEQELNGVKDALRAQLGALAVGGAEKILGATIDQNAHAELVNKLAAEI, from the coding sequence GTGAACATTAATGCAACCCTGATTGGCCAATCCGTTGCGTTCTTCATTTTTGTAGTGTTTTGCATGAAGTTCGTGTGGCCTCCGGTCATCGCGGCTTTGCACGAACGTCAGAAGAAGATCGCGGATGGTTTGGACGCTGCCAGCCGTGCAGCTCGCGACCTGGAGTTGGCCCAAGAGAAAGTGGGTCATCAACTGCGCGAAGCTAAAGCACAGGCAGCTGAGATCATTGAGCAAGCCAAGAAGCGCGGTAACCAGATCGTCGAAGAGGCTGTTGAAAAAGCCCGCGTCGAAGCTGACCGTGTCAAGGCTTCGGCTCATGCCGAGATCGAACAGGAACTGAATGGCGTCAAAGACGCGCTGCGTGCCCAACTGGGTGCTCTGGCGGTCGGCGGTGCCGAGAAGATCCTTGGTGCCACAATCGATCAAAACGCGCACGCGGAGCTGGTTAATAAACTGGCTGCTGAAATTTAA
- the atpE gene encoding F0F1 ATP synthase subunit C, whose product METVVGLTAIAVALLIGLGALGTAIGFGLLGGKFLEGAARQPEMVPMLQVKMFIVAGLLDAVTMIGVGIALFFTFANPFVGQLAG is encoded by the coding sequence ATGGAAACTGTAGTTGGTCTAACCGCTATCGCTGTTGCACTGTTGATCGGCCTGGGCGCCCTGGGTACTGCCATTGGTTTCGGCCTGCTGGGCGGCAAATTCCTGGAAGGCGCAGCGCGTCAGCCAGAAATGGTTCCAATGCTGCAAGTTAAAATGTTCATCGTTGCCGGCCTGCTCGACGCCGTAACCATGATCGGCGTTGGTATTGCCCTGTTCTTCACCTTCGCGAACCCCTTCGTTGGTCAACTCGCTGGCTAA
- the atpB gene encoding F0F1 ATP synthase subunit A, translating to MAETTASGYIQHHLQNLTFGQLPNGGWGFAHTAAEAKEMGFWAFHLDTLGWSVALGLIFVLIFRMAAKKATSGQPGALQNFVEVLVEFVDGSVKDSFHGRSPVIAPLALTIFVWVFLMNAVDLIPVDWIPQLAILISGDAHIPFRAVSTTDPNATLGMALSVFALIIFYSIKVKGIGGFIGELTLHPFGSKNIFVQALLIPVNFLLEFVTLVAKPISLALRLFGNMYAGELVFILIAVMFGSGLLWLSGLGIVLQWAWAVFHILIITLQAFIFMMLTIVYLSMAHEENH from the coding sequence ATGGCAGAAACAACCGCTTCGGGCTATATCCAGCACCACTTGCAGAACCTGACCTTCGGTCAGCTTCCCAACGGCGGCTGGGGCTTTGCCCACACCGCAGCAGAGGCCAAGGAAATGGGCTTCTGGGCTTTCCACCTGGATACTCTGGGCTGGTCGGTCGCATTGGGCCTGATCTTCGTCCTGATTTTCCGCATGGCGGCAAAAAAGGCGACTTCCGGTCAGCCAGGTGCTTTGCAGAACTTCGTTGAAGTATTGGTCGAATTCGTCGATGGCAGCGTGAAAGACAGCTTCCATGGCCGTAGCCCGGTGATTGCACCGTTGGCACTGACCATCTTCGTCTGGGTGTTCCTGATGAACGCTGTCGACCTGATCCCGGTGGACTGGATTCCTCAGCTGGCCATCCTGATCTCCGGCGACGCGCACATTCCATTCCGTGCCGTATCGACCACAGACCCGAACGCTACCCTGGGCATGGCCCTGTCGGTATTCGCGTTGATCATTTTCTACAGCATCAAGGTCAAGGGCATCGGCGGTTTCATCGGCGAGCTGACCCTGCACCCGTTCGGCAGCAAGAACATCTTCGTTCAAGCCCTGCTGATCCCGGTGAACTTCCTGCTGGAATTCGTGACCCTGGTCGCCAAGCCGATTTCCCTGGCCTTGCGACTGTTCGGCAACATGTATGCCGGCGAGCTGGTGTTCATTCTGATCGCTGTGATGTTCGGCAGCGGTCTGCTCTGGCTTAGCGGCCTGGGCATCGTTCTGCAGTGGGCGTGGGCTGTGTTCCACATCCTGATCATCACCCTGCAGGCCTTCATCTTCATGATGCTGACCATCGTCTACCTGTCGATGGCGCACGAAGAGAACCATTAA